One genomic region from Natrinema caseinilyticum encodes:
- a CDS encoding alkaline phosphatase D family protein translates to MSNQDKTRRRPNRRDFLERINTASVTGGLAAILAERDVVQTVSARTVTDRTVFDCGENADPDETFPQSVASGGPTESGVILWTRIDPDAYAAAEPMGVQVATDDSFETIVHEGTIPANRIRPAHDYTVTVDLDGVLNSNRRYSYRFVYDGVATRTGRCRTLPASDASPDSLSYAVLTCQDYQNGYYGAYHHVANEDVDFVLHLGDFIYESSDGSYTSPTTSVADGRDIELPSGADLAESLADFRTLYKTYRGDPLLQEGVEQHTFIHGWDDHEIGNNRYWDYATDAPVLPDTDGGGDPETAMEITANGIQAWVEYMPARVEFDPSEPHLHDQLRLWRDIQFGDLVDLSVTDERLYRDGPPCGDGRRLTCTNEEARGRTMLGSEQKEYVKNWVSQSEATWTVWANEVLTMPLTIGDGWNQVELFLDSWDGFQYERWELMQHVADVDPQNFVVLTGDLHAAVAGYLKGGYGEIEPGETYDRVGIELMTPSVTSVNAADVIDFPGTWDDEALAGIATKENDHLEYVNWHRHGYAVVEFTREDCTYTVYEVDKDTNSREADRTQVAQYRCLDRETDLSEKRTSGQPDEG, encoded by the coding sequence ATGTCCAACCAGGACAAAACTCGACGGCGGCCGAATCGGCGCGATTTTCTCGAGCGGATCAATACCGCGTCAGTCACGGGCGGTCTCGCTGCAATACTCGCCGAGCGAGACGTCGTTCAGACAGTCTCGGCGCGAACGGTCACCGACCGAACCGTCTTCGACTGCGGCGAGAATGCTGATCCGGACGAAACGTTCCCCCAGTCGGTTGCAAGCGGTGGGCCGACCGAAAGCGGCGTCATCCTCTGGACTCGAATCGACCCCGACGCGTACGCCGCTGCGGAGCCGATGGGTGTCCAGGTGGCGACAGACGACAGTTTCGAGACGATCGTCCACGAGGGGACGATCCCGGCCAATCGCATCCGGCCCGCTCACGACTACACCGTCACCGTCGATCTCGACGGAGTACTGAACTCGAATCGACGCTATTCCTACCGCTTCGTCTACGACGGGGTCGCGACGCGAACCGGCCGCTGTCGAACGCTTCCCGCCTCCGACGCCAGTCCGGACTCGCTGTCGTACGCAGTCCTGACGTGTCAGGATTACCAGAACGGATACTACGGTGCGTACCACCACGTCGCGAATGAGGACGTCGATTTCGTACTCCATCTCGGGGATTTTATCTACGAATCTTCCGATGGATCGTACACCTCCCCGACGACGAGTGTTGCGGACGGTCGGGACATCGAACTTCCCAGTGGAGCCGACCTGGCAGAGTCGCTGGCCGACTTCCGAACCCTGTACAAAACGTACAGGGGTGATCCGCTGCTACAGGAGGGAGTCGAACAGCATACGTTCATTCACGGCTGGGATGATCACGAAATCGGGAACAACCGATACTGGGATTACGCCACCGACGCACCCGTGCTTCCCGATACGGACGGTGGTGGCGACCCGGAGACGGCGATGGAAATCACCGCGAACGGTATTCAGGCCTGGGTCGAGTACATGCCCGCCCGAGTCGAGTTCGATCCGAGCGAACCGCATCTCCACGACCAGCTCCGGTTGTGGCGAGATATCCAGTTCGGAGACCTCGTCGACCTCTCCGTTACCGACGAACGACTCTACCGCGACGGCCCTCCGTGTGGCGACGGTCGACGGCTCACGTGTACCAACGAGGAAGCACGCGGACGGACGATGCTCGGAAGCGAGCAGAAAGAATACGTGAAAAACTGGGTGAGCCAGTCGGAGGCGACGTGGACGGTCTGGGCAAACGAAGTACTGACGATGCCGCTGACCATCGGCGACGGCTGGAATCAAGTCGAACTGTTCCTCGATTCGTGGGACGGATTCCAGTACGAGCGCTGGGAACTCATGCAACACGTCGCCGATGTGGACCCACAGAACTTCGTCGTCCTTACCGGCGACCTCCACGCGGCCGTGGCCGGCTATTTGAAAGGAGGGTACGGCGAAATCGAACCGGGTGAAACGTACGACCGCGTCGGTATCGAACTTATGACGCCCTCGGTCACGAGCGTGAACGCTGCCGACGTCATCGACTTCCCCGGCACCTGGGACGACGAAGCACTCGCCGGTATCGCCACGAAAGAAAACGACCACCTGGAATACGTCAACTGGCACCGGCACGGCTATGCTGTCGTCGAGTTCACTCGTGAGGACTGTACCTATACCGTCTACGAGGTCGACAAGGACACGAATTCTCGCGAGGCCGACCGAACGCAGGTAGCGCAGTACCGGTGTCTCGACCGTGAGACGGATCTCTCTGAGAAACGAACCAGCGGACAGCCTGACGAGGGCTGA
- a CDS encoding helix-turn-helix domain-containing protein — MTVITDIEIPADQFALGKLLEQYSDIEIELVRVIPLRDGIIPLFWVDGANPDDVEATIRGDPLAEEVNLLTEADGRHLFEIRWSTEIDALIKPMIESRAEVLIAEGSANRWNFRLQFANRSMLGDFRQRCHDNDIQFQLQALYNPTIPSEPLEEGELSSEQYDILATAHAKGYWHIPRDIELGEIADLIGISPNAASQRMRRALDTVVDQALAAKPD; from the coding sequence ATGACCGTTATTACCGATATCGAGATACCGGCTGACCAGTTCGCGCTCGGAAAACTCCTCGAACAGTATTCCGACATCGAGATCGAACTCGTCCGTGTCATCCCCCTTCGAGACGGGATCATCCCCCTGTTTTGGGTTGACGGGGCAAACCCCGATGACGTCGAGGCCACGATTCGCGGCGATCCACTGGCAGAGGAGGTCAACCTGCTCACGGAGGCCGACGGACGGCATCTCTTCGAGATTCGCTGGAGCACCGAAATCGATGCGCTCATCAAGCCGATGATCGAGAGCCGTGCCGAAGTCCTGATCGCCGAAGGGAGTGCGAATCGCTGGAACTTTCGCCTCCAGTTCGCAAACCGGTCGATGCTCGGTGACTTCCGCCAACGCTGCCACGACAATGACATCCAGTTCCAGTTGCAGGCACTGTACAATCCCACGATCCCTAGTGAGCCGCTCGAAGAAGGCGAACTCAGTAGCGAACAGTACGACATTCTGGCGACTGCTCACGCGAAGGGGTATTGGCACATCCCACGCGACATCGAACTCGGCGAAATCGCCGATCTCATCGGCATCAGTCCGAACGCCGCCTCTCAACGAATGCGCCGTGCGCTCGACACCGTCGTCGACCAAGCGCTCGCAGCGAAACCCGACTAA
- a CDS encoding nucleoside recognition protein, translating into MPSLVSVLVGDVLPRVLTISLLIGAGVGLANVAVEFGVVAFVARAGRVLTEPANLPREVGTAILTNAVSVTAGYGMLAEFREEGLLDDRATLIAVVTNTFFGFVQHIFTYYGPVLVPILGVRVGLLYVGARAGISLAISLVGLVAGAVLLRGYEYDGSDIEPDSPDEGDQTIRETLSDAGVSTLERLRSIVPRLLVVYSLVVVALEYADRILAAFEAVGLDDPTTVVAPLAGVLGLPGAAIPVILVSLVDPTTGAITVAPLVGDALTPEEAVITLLLGSFVSLTIGTVKRSIPFQFGIWGAAFGTKVVVVNVCLKAAFILVTIGVFSIA; encoded by the coding sequence GTGCCATCGCTCGTTTCCGTGTTGGTCGGCGACGTCCTCCCGCGCGTGCTGACGATCTCGCTGTTGATCGGCGCGGGTGTCGGGCTTGCGAACGTCGCGGTGGAGTTCGGAGTGGTCGCGTTCGTCGCCCGCGCGGGTCGCGTCCTCACGGAACCGGCCAACCTCCCCCGAGAAGTCGGCACCGCCATCCTCACGAACGCGGTCTCGGTGACCGCGGGCTACGGGATGCTCGCGGAGTTCCGCGAGGAGGGACTCCTCGACGATCGGGCGACCCTCATCGCAGTCGTCACCAACACGTTCTTCGGATTCGTCCAGCACATTTTCACGTACTACGGGCCGGTTCTCGTACCGATTCTGGGCGTACGGGTCGGGCTGCTCTACGTCGGTGCGCGAGCCGGCATCTCGCTTGCAATTTCTCTCGTCGGTCTGGTTGCCGGCGCCGTCCTCTTGCGCGGCTACGAGTACGATGGCAGTGACATCGAACCCGATTCGCCCGACGAAGGGGACCAGACGATCCGCGAGACGCTCTCCGACGCGGGCGTCAGTACTCTGGAGCGCCTGCGCTCGATCGTCCCCCGACTGCTGGTTGTGTACTCGCTCGTCGTCGTCGCGCTCGAGTACGCCGATCGGATCCTCGCGGCGTTCGAAGCGGTCGGTCTCGACGATCCGACCACCGTCGTGGCACCGCTGGCCGGGGTGCTCGGGCTCCCGGGAGCAGCGATACCGGTGATCCTCGTCTCGCTGGTCGATCCGACCACCGGCGCGATCACCGTCGCCCCCCTCGTCGGCGACGCGCTGACGCCCGAGGAAGCGGTGATCACCCTTCTCCTGGGAAGCTTCGTTTCGTTGACGATCGGAACGGTCAAGCGGTCGATACCGTTTCAGTTCGGCATCTGGGGGGCGGCGTTCGGGACGAAGGTGGTCGTCGTCAACGTCTGTCTGAAAGCCGCGTTCATCCTCGTCACGATCGGTGTCTTCTCCATCGCCTGA
- a CDS encoding HalOD1 output domain-containing protein, with product MGDHHSVQYDRLDDQPLSVAVAEAVATFRNEDVTELDPLHYSINADALERLFEPRADGLRSSGSVTFEYCDCLVSITADGEIRVESV from the coding sequence ATGGGGGATCACCATTCAGTGCAGTACGACCGACTCGACGACCAGCCGCTCAGCGTTGCCGTAGCGGAGGCCGTCGCAACATTTCGTAACGAGGATGTAACCGAACTCGACCCGCTCCACTACTCGATCAACGCAGATGCGCTCGAGCGGCTGTTCGAACCGCGTGCCGACGGACTCCGCTCGAGCGGATCGGTCACGTTCGAGTATTGCGATTGTCTGGTGTCGATCACGGCTGACGGGGAAATACGCGTCGAGTCGGTCTAG
- a CDS encoding SPW repeat domain-containing protein, translated as MSRTETADDASVLVERTAGLTAVLGVFVMLSAVVFTITDYMGIHNVVVGAVVAVIASYQAYRTGEKRSPSVVIAGVLALLGIWIVASPFVFGIERELVIGINSLAGAIIAILSLVGAYGSVRTSNTTASRA; from the coding sequence ATGAGCCGAACAGAAACCGCGGACGATGCATCGGTGCTGGTCGAACGAACCGCCGGATTGACGGCGGTTCTCGGCGTGTTCGTCATGCTATCGGCGGTCGTTTTCACCATTACAGACTATATGGGGATTCACAACGTCGTCGTCGGTGCTGTAGTCGCGGTTATCGCCTCGTATCAGGCCTATCGGACCGGCGAAAAACGATCGCCGAGCGTCGTTATCGCCGGCGTACTCGCGTTGCTCGGAATCTGGATCGTGGCCTCCCCGTTCGTCTTCGGCATCGAGCGCGAACTGGTGATCGGGATCAACAGTCTCGCCGGGGCGATCATCGCGATACTGTCGCTCGTCGGTGCCTACGGCAGCGTCCGAACGTCGAATACGACCGCCTCGAGGGCGTAA
- a CDS encoding DUF7344 domain-containing protein, with translation MPSLLHACPRYRDSQRTVHRQRRQLAEYLKSGCTTGTDFPKGAPSKNHERERERAVGALTSEEAFGLLENPYRRRLLMTLLDHNPEDEAAIPDDLTTDDEELEEMLMAMTHTHLPKLESLGLIEWNREKNVVTRGPAFDELRPLLELIDRHQDELPEGWL, from the coding sequence ATGCCCAGTCTCCTCCACGCGTGCCCCCGATATCGGGATTCCCAACGCACGGTCCACCGTCAGCGTCGACAACTGGCGGAGTATTTAAAAAGCGGTTGTACTACAGGGACGGACTTCCCGAAAGGAGCCCCCAGTAAGAATCATGAGAGAGAGAGAGAGAGAGCGGTCGGAGCACTCACGTCTGAGGAAGCGTTTGGCCTGTTGGAAAATCCCTACCGGAGGCGGCTCCTGATGACGCTCCTCGATCACAATCCCGAAGACGAGGCAGCGATCCCCGACGACCTGACCACGGATGACGAGGAGTTAGAGGAGATGCTCATGGCGATGACGCACACCCACCTCCCGAAACTTGAGTCACTTGGCCTCATCGAATGGAACCGCGAGAAGAACGTCGTCACACGAGGCCCCGCATTCGATGAGTTACGCCCCCTCCTCGAATTGATCGACCGGCATCAGGACGAACTGCCAGAGGGCTGGCTGTAA
- a CDS encoding DNA-methyltransferase — translation METTHRVFVGDSRDLSQVADDSVELVVTSPPYPMIEMWDDLFTELDPAIGDALASGDGRGAFDAMHAQLECVWDELERVLVDGGIACINVGDATRSVDGSFRVYPNHARILGAFERRGFEPLPDILWRKPANSAAKFMGSGMIPPNAYVTLEHEYVLVFRNGETSREFEPRADRRYEAAYFWEERNRWFSDVWTDVTGELQTIDEGDEKLRERSAAYPLEIPYRLLCMYSTYGDTVLDPFWGTGTTTLAAMCAGRHSIGLELEEAFLEVFDERVDDVPALSQSIGRTRLERHRAFVERRREEGEPISYDAEYYETPVVTKMERGIRLRKARTVDRTEDGYRVEHAPLGEE, via the coding sequence ATGGAGACGACCCACCGGGTGTTCGTCGGTGACTCGCGCGATCTTTCGCAGGTAGCGGACGACTCCGTCGAACTCGTCGTGACGTCCCCCCCGTATCCGATGATCGAAATGTGGGACGACCTCTTTACCGAACTCGATCCGGCGATCGGCGACGCGCTGGCGTCGGGAGACGGACGCGGGGCGTTCGATGCGATGCACGCCCAACTCGAGTGCGTCTGGGACGAACTCGAGCGGGTGCTGGTCGACGGGGGGATCGCCTGTATCAACGTGGGTGATGCGACGCGGTCGGTCGACGGAAGTTTTCGGGTCTACCCGAACCACGCCCGGATCCTCGGCGCGTTCGAGCGACGGGGATTCGAACCGCTGCCTGATATTCTCTGGCGGAAACCGGCCAACAGCGCGGCCAAGTTCATGGGCAGCGGGATGATCCCACCGAACGCCTACGTCACCCTCGAACACGAGTACGTCCTGGTGTTCCGGAACGGCGAGACGAGCCGCGAGTTCGAGCCGCGAGCCGACCGACGGTACGAGGCGGCGTACTTCTGGGAGGAGCGCAACCGCTGGTTCTCCGACGTCTGGACCGACGTCACGGGCGAACTGCAGACGATCGACGAGGGGGACGAGAAACTCCGGGAACGCTCGGCGGCCTACCCGCTCGAGATCCCGTACCGTCTACTCTGTATGTACTCGACCTACGGCGACACCGTCCTCGATCCGTTCTGGGGAACCGGGACGACCACGCTGGCGGCGATGTGTGCCGGCCGACATTCGATCGGCTTGGAACTCGAGGAGGCGTTCCTCGAGGTATTCGACGAACGGGTCGATGACGTCCCCGCCCTGTCGCAGTCGATCGGCCGGACGCGCCTCGAGCGCCATCGGGCGTTCGTAGAGCGCCGCCGAGAGGAGGGCGAGCCGATTTCGTACGACGCCGAGTATTACGAGACTCCGGTCGTGACGAAAATGGAGCGCGGGATCAGACTTCGGAAGGCGCGAACGGTCGATCGGACCGAAGACGGCTATCGGGTCGAGCACGCGCCACTCGGGGAGGAGTGA
- a CDS encoding NADPH-dependent FMN reductase, protein MSDSDIHVAAICGSLRDGSHTRAALEHALSAAERAGATTELLDLREYELPIFDADRDRANAGDAELLATRVREADTIILGSPMYHGSYASPLKTALDYCGFDEFEDKTVGLLAVSGGSFPVTALEHMRSVARALNAWVIPHEAAIPSANSAFHDGEFVDSSLETRVTTLGRRAVQYAAIEPDPDSFESDQNVGAEGK, encoded by the coding sequence ATGAGCGACAGCGACATCCACGTGGCCGCGATCTGTGGGAGTCTCCGGGACGGAAGTCACACTCGGGCCGCACTCGAGCACGCACTCTCGGCCGCAGAACGGGCCGGAGCGACCACTGAACTGCTCGACCTGCGGGAGTACGAACTGCCGATCTTCGACGCCGACCGCGACCGCGCGAACGCGGGCGACGCGGAGTTGCTGGCGACTCGCGTCCGCGAGGCCGATACGATCATTCTCGGGTCACCGATGTACCACGGTTCGTACGCCTCGCCGCTCAAAACCGCACTCGACTACTGCGGATTCGACGAGTTCGAGGACAAGACGGTCGGCTTGCTGGCGGTCTCGGGCGGTTCGTTCCCCGTGACGGCGCTCGAGCACATGCGGTCGGTTGCCCGAGCGCTGAACGCGTGGGTCATTCCGCACGAGGCGGCGATTCCGAGCGCGAACTCGGCGTTCCACGACGGCGAGTTCGTCGATTCGAGTCTCGAGACGCGCGTGACGACGCTGGGCCGACGGGCCGTCCAGTACGCGGCTATCGAGCCCGATCCGGATTCCTTCGAGAGCGATCAGAACGTCGGCGCGGAAGGAAAATAA
- a CDS encoding PAS domain S-box protein has product MVRGLEESEAIPVRTLAVGSSEWLRTSTAGLADEPVTITGTVSSASELSNELLDGTHCILTDDRDVLEAIDGSCPIVYAVDPAANEPIDRLVADGAAEVIAKTTIQEPPLLAHRLRRTVEFASSEFGSDRSEEWYRRVIEQSSDLIVVTDEDGTIGYVSPGVERVGGFDRDELRGSQIFDYVHSDDTQKVIDTLEAVSEAAPGSTRTVEYTCQHADGSWFVHKASLTNCLGDDPVDGIVASIRDITEYHRIERELSESFKRVTDAFYALDSEWRFSYVNERTLELIDHERTDLLGRRILDVFPDMEGTDFQSAAIEAMDTQEPQTVEAYFEPYDAWIEARIYPSPSGISVYWRDVSDRIEREQNLAERTERLQTLVENAPVVLFVIEDDGSFTLSEGRGLENLGFDSEEIVGTPYSDLLEEYPTVRDDAREALEGETVHSRRELGDRVFEMWYRPIRADDGVDRVIGVASDVTERVRYQNALSALHEATSHLLAVESTQAACEYIVDVANDVLDLDSAVYRFDDRKNELVPAAAASAFESTFGSPPRLQPNDSIAWETFVSGEPTVYDDVRTADIVHDEATDARSGLYVPLGEHGVLVALSETAGEYDTNAVELAKLFATAAEAALDRIGRARRLQERERELKQQNEHLERLNEANDVRQEIEQLLLMADSRTDIERGIPERLVDLETCSLAWIGEPDPSGNELRPWSHDGLERGYLDAVTVTAVDDTAAEPAGRAARTQEEIYVDNVAESVHDGEWRVAALSRNFQSVYAVPLVYDDFLYGVLSIYSEERDGFDETLRSTLSELGETIAYAIDAVKRKKALLGDNRTEVELEVAADATLSQLAGQLGEPVTYEGATARTDGTQIVFAAIEGSIDDLADAVDCTSLEGISEVSIIAEHDGGTLLQLQFTEPFLGTIADTNGARLREFVAEESSGRAIVDVPDGVEIREVLSGINRSGPSVWLIARREQTTDDLSTLSGPARNTLLSTFTDRQREVVQTAYHGGFFDWPRQATGEEIATSLDISSPAFHKHVRSAERKLFASLFDGPATTGGLTD; this is encoded by the coding sequence ATGGTTCGCGGTCTCGAGGAATCCGAGGCGATTCCCGTTCGCACGCTCGCCGTCGGCTCGTCCGAGTGGCTCCGGACGTCGACGGCGGGACTCGCGGACGAACCGGTCACGATAACGGGAACCGTCTCGTCCGCTTCCGAACTTTCGAACGAACTGCTCGACGGAACACACTGTATCCTGACCGACGATCGCGACGTTCTCGAAGCGATCGACGGGAGCTGTCCGATCGTTTACGCCGTCGATCCAGCAGCAAACGAGCCGATCGACAGGCTGGTTGCCGACGGTGCCGCCGAGGTGATCGCCAAGACGACCATTCAGGAGCCCCCGCTTTTGGCCCATCGACTCCGGCGGACGGTCGAATTCGCCTCGTCGGAGTTCGGCTCAGACCGCTCGGAAGAGTGGTACCGAAGGGTCATCGAGCAGTCGTCGGATCTGATCGTCGTCACCGACGAGGACGGGACGATCGGTTACGTCAGCCCCGGCGTCGAACGCGTCGGGGGGTTCGATCGAGACGAACTGCGCGGGTCACAGATTTTCGACTACGTTCACTCGGACGACACTCAGAAAGTGATCGACACGCTCGAGGCCGTGAGCGAGGCCGCCCCGGGATCGACACGGACCGTCGAGTACACGTGTCAACACGCGGACGGCTCGTGGTTCGTTCACAAGGCTTCGCTCACGAACTGTCTGGGGGACGATCCCGTAGACGGCATCGTCGCGTCGATTCGGGACATTACGGAGTATCACCGTATCGAACGGGAGTTGAGCGAGTCCTTCAAGCGTGTGACCGATGCCTTCTACGCGCTGGACTCGGAGTGGCGCTTTAGCTACGTCAACGAGCGTACGCTCGAGTTGATCGATCACGAGCGTACCGACTTGCTCGGACGGAGGATTCTCGACGTCTTTCCGGACATGGAGGGAACGGATTTTCAGTCCGCTGCAATCGAGGCGATGGACACACAGGAGCCACAAACCGTCGAAGCCTACTTCGAACCCTACGACGCGTGGATCGAGGCGCGCATCTATCCGTCCCCATCGGGCATCTCCGTCTACTGGCGTGACGTAAGCGATCGTATCGAGCGCGAGCAGAACCTTGCCGAACGGACGGAGCGATTACAGACGCTCGTCGAGAACGCCCCGGTCGTCCTGTTCGTCATCGAGGACGATGGCTCCTTCACGCTCTCGGAGGGTCGCGGCCTCGAGAACCTCGGGTTCGACTCCGAGGAGATCGTCGGAACGCCCTATTCAGACCTGCTCGAAGAGTACCCTACCGTCCGTGACGACGCGCGTGAGGCCCTCGAAGGCGAAACAGTTCACTCGCGGAGGGAACTCGGCGACCGCGTCTTCGAAATGTGGTACCGACCGATCAGGGCCGACGATGGCGTCGACCGCGTGATCGGCGTCGCAAGCGACGTCACCGAACGGGTTCGGTATCAGAACGCGCTCAGCGCCCTTCACGAAGCGACGAGCCATCTCCTGGCCGTCGAATCGACCCAGGCGGCCTGTGAGTACATCGTGGACGTCGCCAACGACGTTCTCGACCTCGACAGCGCGGTTTACCGGTTCGACGACCGGAAAAACGAACTCGTCCCGGCGGCGGCCGCCTCGGCGTTCGAGTCGACGTTCGGCTCGCCACCGCGGCTCCAGCCAAACGACAGCATCGCCTGGGAGACGTTCGTCTCCGGCGAGCCGACCGTTTACGACGACGTCAGAACCGCCGATATCGTTCACGACGAGGCGACCGATGCACGGAGCGGCCTGTACGTTCCGCTCGGCGAACACGGGGTTCTCGTCGCGCTCTCGGAAACCGCTGGGGAGTACGATACCAACGCCGTGGAGCTCGCGAAGTTGTTCGCGACCGCGGCAGAGGCCGCACTCGATCGGATCGGCCGAGCGCGCCGATTGCAAGAACGCGAGCGAGAACTGAAACAGCAGAACGAACACCTCGAGCGGCTCAACGAGGCCAACGACGTTCGCCAGGAAATCGAACAGCTCCTGTTGATGGCCGACTCCAGAACGGATATCGAGCGCGGCATTCCCGAACGGCTCGTCGACCTCGAGACGTGTTCGCTGGCCTGGATTGGTGAGCCCGATCCAAGCGGCAACGAGCTCAGACCGTGGTCACACGACGGGCTCGAGCGGGGGTATCTCGATGCCGTAACTGTGACCGCAGTCGACGATACGGCCGCCGAACCGGCGGGACGAGCGGCCCGGACGCAGGAGGAAATCTACGTCGACAACGTCGCGGAGTCGGTCCACGACGGCGAGTGGCGGGTCGCCGCGCTGTCCCGAAACTTTCAATCCGTGTACGCGGTCCCGCTCGTGTACGACGATTTCCTCTACGGCGTCCTTTCGATTTACAGCGAGGAACGGGACGGGTTCGACGAGACACTTCGATCGACGCTGTCGGAACTCGGAGAGACGATCGCCTACGCGATCGACGCCGTCAAACGGAAGAAAGCGTTGCTGGGCGACAACCGCACGGAAGTGGAACTCGAGGTTGCAGCGGATGCCACGCTGTCCCAGCTCGCAGGGCAGCTCGGTGAACCGGTTACGTACGAAGGTGCGACGGCACGGACCGACGGAACGCAGATCGTGTTCGCCGCCATCGAAGGGTCGATCGACGACCTCGCGGACGCCGTCGATTGTACGTCGCTCGAGGGAATCAGCGAGGTTTCGATTATCGCAGAACACGACGGCGGAACGTTACTCCAGCTACAGTTCACCGAGCCGTTTTTGGGAACGATCGCCGATACGAACGGGGCGCGGTTACGGGAGTTCGTCGCGGAGGAATCGAGTGGCCGTGCGATCGTGGACGTTCCCGACGGAGTCGAGATTCGAGAAGTGTTGTCGGGGATCAACCGGAGCGGTCCGTCAGTCTGGCTGATCGCCCGACGCGAACAGACAACCGACGACCTGTCGACGCTCAGCGGCCCCGCACGCAACACGCTCCTCTCTACGTTCACGGATCGCCAGCGAGAGGTCGTACAGACCGCCTACCACGGCGGCTTTTTCGACTGGCCCCGCCAGGCGACCGGCGAGGAGATCGCGACGTCGCTCGACATTTCTTCGCCAGCGTTCCACAAACACGTCCGATCCGCCGAACGAAAGTTGTTCGCATCACTTTTCGACGGGCCCGCGACGACCGGTGGGTTAACTGATTAA
- a CDS encoding IS5 family transposase: protein MQALPKSRLLQFVEKAYHLARRAVARYSSKFSKQRYTLHQHIVLLCLKVRKNTTYRMLIDELIEMPRVRNAIGLEELPSPSTLCKAFSRLDMAVWRVLLNLSVTLLPTNGVVGIDASGFDRSHASKHYTKRTELTIQQLKVTLLVDTRANVILDLHVTTTRKHDSQIAPTLVKRNTAEVAILLGDKGYDDEKIRTVARENGVRPLIKHREFSSLHKAWNARLDADLYGLRSQNETVNSRLKRRYGAFVRSRHWWKQFRELVVGCLTHNIEKAL, encoded by the coding sequence ATGCAGGCCCTCCCGAAATCGCGGTTACTCCAGTTCGTTGAGAAGGCGTATCACTTGGCTCGTCGAGCTGTTGCTCGCTACTCTTCAAAGTTCTCGAAACAGCGGTACACACTTCACCAGCACATCGTCTTGCTCTGTCTCAAGGTACGAAAGAACACGACGTACCGGATGCTGATCGATGAACTCATCGAGATGCCCCGGGTTCGGAATGCCATCGGCCTTGAGGAACTCCCTTCACCCTCAACGCTTTGTAAAGCGTTCAGCCGACTCGATATGGCGGTTTGGCGCGTTCTACTCAACCTCTCGGTCACACTCCTCCCGACCAACGGTGTCGTTGGTATCGACGCCTCCGGCTTTGACCGCAGTCACGCCTCGAAACACTACACGAAGCGAACGGAGTTGACGATTCAACAGTTGAAAGTCACGCTCCTCGTAGACACGAGAGCGAATGTTATCCTCGATTTGCACGTAACGACGACACGAAAACACGATTCACAGATCGCACCGACGCTCGTCAAGCGGAATACCGCTGAAGTTGCGATTCTTCTTGGCGACAAGGGATACGACGACGAGAAGATTCGCACGGTAGCCCGTGAAAACGGTGTACGTCCGCTCATCAAGCACCGCGAGTTTTCGTCGCTTCACAAGGCGTGGAATGCTCGACTAGATGCCGACCTCTACGGTCTGCGGAGTCAGAACGAGACAGTGAACTCTCGACTCAAACGCAGGTATGGAGCATTCGTCCGCTCACGACACTGGTGGAAGCAGTTCCGTGAACTCGTTGTCGGCTGTCTCACTCATAACATCGAGAAGGCACTCTAA